The following nucleotide sequence is from Aneurinibacillus soli.
ACCTTTCAGGCACTACAGTCTCATCCTAGCTTAGAACATAACTCGACGTAGTTAGGATGATATTATGGTTGCGGGGGCAGGACTTGAACCTGCGACCTTCGGGTTATGAGCCCGACGAGCTGCCAACTGCTCCACCCCGCGATAATACTATTTATAAAAGAAATATGGTGGAGGATGACGGGATCGAACCGCCGACCCTCTGCTTGTAAGGCAGATGCTCTCCCAGCTGAGCTAATCCTCCGACGCACAAGGATGTGCTAGGTTCTGCGTTGCGACAGGACGTCGCGTTTTTAGCAGAACATCATATGGTGACCCGTAGGGGATTCGAACCCCTGAATGCATGCGTGAAAGGCATGTGAGTTAAGCCGCTTCTCCAACGGGCCAGATGGCGGACAGAGTGGGATTCGAACCCACGAGACGAGTTTCCCCGCCTACACGATTTCCAATCGTGCTCCTTCGGCCAAACTCGGACATCTGTCCATCCTTGAAAATATAGTTTTATAACTACACCCTCAAAACTGAATCGAAACGAAACGTGACGCACAAGGATGTGCTAACATCGGCATTGCAACAGGACGTTGCGCTCTTAGCCGATGCTCCTTATTTATTGGTTAAGCCCTCGACCGATTAGTATTCGTCAGCTCCGCACATTGCTGCACTTCCACCTCGAACCTATCTACCTCATCATCTATAAGGGGTCTTACCAGCTTATGCTGTGGGAAATCTCATCTTGAGGGGGGCTTCACGCTTAGATGCTTTCAGCGCTTATCCCGTCCGCACATAGCTACCCAGCTGTGCTCCTGGCGGAACAACTGGTGCACCAGCGGTGCGTCCATCCCGGTCCTCTCGTACTAAGGACAGCTCCTCTCAAATTTCCTGCGCCCACGACAGATAGGGACCGAACTGTCTCACGACGTTCTGAACCCAGCTCGCGTACCGCTTTAATGGGCGAACAGCCCAACCCTTGGAACCTACTTCAGCTCCAGGATGCGATGAGCCGACATCGAGGTGCCAAACCTCCCCGTCGATGTGGACTCTTGGGGGAGATAAGCCTGTTATCCCCAGGGTAGCTTTTATCCGTTGAGCGATGGCCCTTCCATGCGGAACCACCGGATCACTAAGCCCGACTTTCGTCCCTGCTCGACTTGTAGGTCTCGCAGTCAAGCTCCCTTGTGCCTTTACACTCTGCGAATGATTTCCAACCATTCTGAGGGAACCTTTGGGCGCCTCCGTTACCTTTTAGGAGGCGACCGCCCCAGTCAAACTGCCCGCCTGACACGGTCCTTCATCCCGGTAAGGGATGCAAGTGAGAAGGCCAGCATTGTCAGGGTGGTATCCCAAGGACGCCTCCCCCGAACCTGACGGTCCGGATTCTACGGCTCCCACCTATCCTGTACAAACAATACCAGCATTCAATATCAGGCTGCAGTAAAGCTCCATGGGGTCTTTCCGTCTTGTCGCGGGTAACCTGCATCTTCACAGGTAGTATGATTTCACCGAGTCTCTTGCCGAGACAGTGCCCAAGTCGTTACGCCTTTCGTGCGGGTCGGAACTTACCCGACAAGGAATTTCGCTACCTTAGGACCGTTATAGTTACGGCCGCCGTTTACTGGGGCTTCGGTTCAAAGCTTCGCCTTGCGGCTAACCTTTCCCCTTAACCTTCCAGCACCGGGCAGGCGTCAGCCCCTATACTTCGCCTTGCGGCTTCGCAGAGACCTGTGTTTTTGCTAAACAGTCGCTTGGGCCTTTTCACTGCGGCCCCCTCGCGCTTTGACACGCTACCGGGGCACCCCTTCTCCCGAAGTTACGGGGTCATTTTGCCGAGTTCCTTAGCAAGAGTTTTCTCGCGCGCCTTAGGATTCTCTCCTCGCCTACCTGTGTCGGTTTGCGGTACGGGTACCTCACTCCTCACTAGAGGCTTTTCTTGGCAGTGTGAGATCAGGGACTTCGCTACTATAATTCGCTCGCCATCACAGCCTGGCGTTACAGTGTACGGATTTGCCTATACACACGCCTCACTGCTTGGACAGACATAACCAGCAGTCTGCTCACCCTACCCTCCTGCGTCCCCCCGTTGCTCAAACGGAGTGGAGGTAGTACAGGAATTTCAACCTGTTGTCCATCGCCTACGCTTTTCAGCCTCGGCTTAGGTCCCGACTAACCCTGAGAGGACGAGCCTTCCTCAGGAACCCTTAGGCTTTCGGCGGAAAGGATTCTCACCTTTCTTTTCGCTACTTACACCGGCATTCTCACTTCCTGCCGCTCCACCAGTCCTTCCGGTCTGACTTCACTGCTGCAGGAACGCTCCCCTACCACTGACACCAACGGTGTCAATCCACAGCTTCGGTACTACGCTTAGCCCCGTTACATTTTCCGCGCAGAGTCACTCGACCAGTGAGCTATTACGCACTCTTTAAATGGTGGCTGCTTCTAAGCCAACATCCTGGTTGTCTGGGCAACTCCACATCGTTTCCCACTTAGCGTAGATTTAGGGACCTTAGCTGGTGATCTGGGCTGTTTCCCTTTTGACTACGGATCTTAGCACTCGCAGTCTGACTCCCGGACCGACTGTATCTGGCATTCGGAGTTTGACTGAATTTGGTACCCCGCGAGGGGCCCGCGTCCAATCAGTGCTCTACCTCCAGTACAGGCATCCGAGGCTAGCCCTAAAGCTATTTCGGGGAGAACCAGCTATCTCCGAGTTCGATTGGAATTTCTCCGCTACCCACACCTCATCCCCGCACTTTTCAACGTGCGTGGGTTCGGGCCTCCAGTGCGTGTTACCGCACCTTCACCCTGGACATGGGTAGATCACACGGTTTCGGGTCTACGACTACGTACTCATTCGCCCTATTCAGACTCGCTTTCGCTGCGGCTCCGGCCTATCCGCCTTAACCTCGCACGTAATCGTAACTCGCCGGTTCATTCTACAAAAGGCACGCCGTCACACAGTAATAGTGCTCCGACTAGTTGTAGGCACACGGTTTCAGGTTCTCTTTCACTCCCCTCCCGGGGTGCTTTTCACCTTTCCCTCACGGTACTGGTTCACTATCGGTCGCTAGGTAGTATTTAGCCTTGGGAGATGGTCCTCCCGGATTCAGACAGGGTTTCACGTGTCCCGCCCTACTCAGGGTACGTCTCGGAGAGACAGTCATTTCGACTACAGGGTTGTTACCTTCTGTGACGGGCCTTTCCAGACCGCTTCATCTATGACTGTCTTTTGTAACTCCATGTGAGACGCCCTACAACCCCAGAAGGCGAACCTTCTGGTTTGGGCTGTTCCGCGTTCGCTCGCCGCTACTGACGGAATCACTGTTGTTTTCTGTTCCTCAGGGTACTTAGATGTTTCAGTTCCCCTGGTCTGCCTCTCCCTGTCCTATGTATTCAGACAGGAGTACTACCCCATTACGGATAGTGGGTTTCCCCATTCGGACATCTTCGGATCAAAGCTCGCTTACAGCTCCCCGAAGCATTTCGTCGTTCGCCACGTCCTTCGTCGGCTCCTAGCGCCAAGGCATCCACCGTGCGCCCTTTGTAGCTTAACCAAAATTGGTTTCACCTTAAAGGTCTTACATTTGGATATAAATCCTTAGCTTACGTTTGTTTCGATTCAGTTTTCAAGGTGCGTTTCCTTAATAGTACATCAGAATGAATGCATTTTTTGTACCAGCCTTTTTGCAAAGCAAAACCAGCCAACAAAAAATTGTATTCATTCAAGCCCGGCGATGTCCTACTCTCCCAGGGAGTTGCCCCCCAAGTACCCTCGGCGCTAAAAGACTTAACTTCTGTGTTCGGGATGGGAACAGGTGTGACCCTTTTGCCATCATCACCAGACTACTAGGATGATAGTCGTTCTGCGTTGCTCACAGGACGTGAGCTCTTTTAGCAGAACATCCTTTAATCCTGCAAAGTTTATGGTGGAGGTAAGCGGGATCGAACCGCTGACCTCCTGCTTGCAAGGCAGGCGCTCTCCCAGCTGAGCTATACCCCCACATATCGTAGTTTATTATGAAATTTCCAGGTTTGTTCCTGGAAAACTGAACAGTGAATGCTCCGTGTGTGCAAAGTCTCCATAGAAAGGAGGTGATCCATCCGCACCTTCCGGTACGGATACCTTGTTACGACTTCACCCCAATCATCTACCCCACCTTCGGCGGCTGGCTCCTTGCGGTTACCTCACCGACTTCGGGTGTTGCAAACTCTCGTGGTGTGACGGGCGGTGTGTACAAGACCCGGGAACGTATTCACCGCGGCATGCTGATCCGCGATTACTAGCGATTCCGGCTTCATGCAGGCGAGTTGCAGCCTGCAATCCGAACTGAGAATGGTTTTAAGGGATTTGCGCACTCTCGCGAGTTGGCTGCCCGTTGTTCCATCCATTGTAGCACGTGTGTAGCCCAGGACATAAGGGGCATGATGATTTGACGTCATCCCCACCTTCCTCCGTCTTGTCGACGGCAGTCTCCCTAGAGTGCCCAACTAAATGCTGGCAACTAAGGACAAGGGTTGCGCTCGTTGCGGGACTTAACCCAACATCTCACGACACGAGCTGACGACAACCATGCACCACCTGTCACCTCTGCCCCGAAGGGAGCCTCTATCTCTAGAGATTTCAGAGGGATGTCAAGCCCTGGTAAGGTTCTTCGCGTTGCTTCGAATTAAACCACATGCTCCACCGCTTGTGCGGGTCCCCGTCAATTCCTTTGAGTTTCAGCCTTGCGGCCGTACTCCCCAGGCGGAGTGCTTATTGCGTTAGCTGCGGCACTGAGGATTGGAGTCCCCAACACCTAGCACTCATCGTTTACGGCGTGGACTACCAGGGTATCTAATCCTGTTTGCTCCCCACGCTTTCGCGCCTCAGCGTCAGTTACAGGCCAGAGAGCCGCCTTCGCCACGGGTGTTCCTCCACATCTCTACGCATTTCACCGCTACACGTGGAATTCCGCTCTCCTCTCCTGCACTCAAGTCTCCCAGTTTTAGGTGGCCCTCCACGGTTGAGCCGTGGGCTTTCACACCTAACTTAGAAAACCGCCTGCGCGCGCTTTACGCCCAATAATTCCGGACAACGCTTGCCCCCTACGTATTACCGCGGCTGCTGGCACGTAGTTAGCCGGGGCTTTCTCGTAAGGTACCGTCAGACCGGGAGGTTATCCCGGCGGTTCTTCCCTTACAACAGAACTTTACGATCCGAAAACCTTCATCGTTCACGCGGCGTTGCTCCGTCAGACTTTCGTCCATTGCGGAAGATTCCCTACTGCTGCCTCCCGTAGGAGTCTGGGCCGTGTCTCAGTCCCAGTGTGGCCGATCACCCTCTCAGGTCGGCTACGCATCGTCGCCTTGGTAGGCCTCTACCCCACCAACTAGCTAATGCGCCGCAGGCCCATCTGTACGTGACACAAGGTCTTTCCACATCAGCCCATGCGGGCTAATGTCGTATTCGGTATTAGCTTCGGTTTCCCGAAGTTATCCCGATCGTACAGGCAGGTTGCCTACGTGTTACTCACCCGTCCGCCGCTAATCTCAGGAGAGCAAGCTCTCCGTTGATTCGCTCGACTTGCATGTATTAGGCACGCCGCCAGCGTTCGTCCTGAGCCAGGATCAAACTCTCCAATAAAGTTGAAAAGATGATTCGCTGAGCTCGAAAGCTAGCTTATAAATAAATCGAAATTGATTGAACTCGCACACTCGAGTTTCACTGTTCAGTTTTCAAGGAACTTCGTTGTCATTCACTGTATCTCAGCGGCGACTTTATTATCTTATTACATTTCAAAGTATTTCGCAAGTCTTTTTTAAAGTTTTTTACTTTCTACTTTGCTATGTAATTACTGCGTTCCGCAGCGACAGGTATTAATATATCATGATGTAACGTAGTGAGTCAATACTTTTTTCGCGTTAGGCTGTTAGGCTGCCAGTCTCCAAAACATCGTAGATAATCGGGTTATATCTCGTTCGTCAAGCCGCCCAGCCCGCTTCACAAAGCGCAGTCTTTATATAGGCACGTACTTTTTTCACCTGCACTCTCGTGGTTTCCCGATGATACCCCTGCCCACGAAGAGAGCTGATACTCAAAAGGAAATGGATTCATATCGACGCCGATTTGCACGCCGCTGTTACCGTACAGATTCCTGGCATACTGGTGATATCTCCCCTTCTTCCCGATACGGTTTCAGACGCTTCTCGATTTCCTAATCCAGCTATTGAAGAGATTCCTACAAAAAACAATGTGACTCCACGTTTGATCAATATAGAACACTCCCACCACTTAAAATTTTATGATTTTTGACTTGCAAAGATATTTGGGATTTATGAACCGTTTCTCTATTGGAGAGAATGGCAAACTGCTTAACTCCAAGGTCTACGCCTACCCGGTTATCTACTTTCGGTAACGATTGAATCCCCACTTCACATTGTACCTGACCACTCAAAAAGAAAACCGCAAACCCGATTTTTAGGTCGGAGTTGCGGCTGAAAAGCCATGAAGGTTTTCTGTGTTATTCCAGAAATGCTTCTCTTAGCCTTTTTTCTGTAGCTGGAGAATCAATTTTTTAGGGCTTGCTAAAAAATTCGTTACACTAAAGAAACGTGTACCGTAAAGTATGAAAATAATCATCTGAAAAAAGTGAAAAAGAGAACCCGTAACTGTTTCTCCAGGTTCATTACGAGCCTTTGTTGAAGACGTACTTGAATAAGGCCTAGCCCATAACGAGGTTGTCCTTCTCCAAATTCACCTTTGATGGCATTGCATTCAGCGGCATCTTTCCGAGCCTGCTCCTTTTGGACAGGTGCCCCAAGCGCGATACAGTCAGAAATAAAGTTCTGCCCTCAGAATGTTTTCTTGAATCGCTTGGCGTGGTTCTCTTCCGCTTTCCACCAGAGAATAAAGTTGCTAAGTCCAATCAAAAAGTAGAAAATCATCCTGACTATCATTTAAAATTAGGTTTGCTTGTTTAAATAACGATATACTTTTTTTCAACGCCAAACTCTGTAGGATCCAAAACTTGTTGCAGTAAAGAACGACCTACCAACTTTTCTAATAAAAGAATCAAGTCAATTCCTGTCCCTTCAAATGCCGGATGGTGAAAAAGCTCAGCTACACTCCACGGCTCAGTACGACTCTTCATAATCTCAAATAAAAATTCGCTACATTCTTTAATTTTTGAAACCATGGAAAAATCACTGGCCAGCAGTAAAAGCTCCAAACGCTTTTCCAATGGCTCACTTGTTGTTATAAGTTCTTCATATAATTTATAAATAGAACAATCTATTTCCTGTACTTGCTTCCAGACAACTGTTTCCGGGATGTAGCCTTCCTGCATAATTGATAGTCTGGCCCAGTGATGCAAAGCCCTGAACATATTACTATACGCATCTAATAACAATCCCTGTGCCGTATACTCTTTGGCTTCAAGGTATTGCCGCAAAAAATACGAAAACTCTATACAGACTTTTCTCTTATGAAATGAAGAAGGGTGGGTACAAAAAAGTTGACGGATATTTTCAATAAAACCATTTGCATCATACATCAATTCGCCTTGTAACGCCCATTGTACAAATCTACGCTGGAAGCGATGTTCAACAACATGCGAAAAATAAGAAGCACTTACCCAACGTACCTGAACGTTCTGCTCATCTACAACTAGATTTTTCACCTCTATTTTTTTGTCACATGTATTCACAATCACAATATATAAGAGCTCAATACCATCTGTAAAAGCGCTCCCTTGTTGAAAAGGAGTAACCTGAATTATGGATTCAATCAAATTACGATTAATTCCTTCAGGTACATTTTGCAACAGCCACTGTTTCATTCTTCCTAGCTCCTCTCATGCCTTTCCACTAGCTTCTTTAACAATATAATTCATTCGACAAGCATAAATAATTCACCTTCTACTATTGACACAGTGTTAATGAAGATTTATTATAATTTATGTACATTTCTTTTACTCTTCCTGAGGTACTAACTATATCCTTCTTTTTCCTCCTTATGCTATATGAGGAGGATTTTTTTATGTTGCATATGTTATCTCTTGATTTAGCGGATGCTTTATTAAAATAAGTATAAAAAAACAGGTCGTTTCTCTATATAGAAAAACGACCTGTTTCCTTTATCCAACATACAACTTATGACTTGCTACTACACCGCGGACAAATACCGTAAAATTCTATACGATGATCCACTATTACAAAGCCTGTACTATCTCTTGCTTGCTTCTCCACTTTCTCTATAGATGGATAAGAAAAGTCAGCTAGGCTCCCACACTTCGTACAAACAGCGTGATAATGTTCTTTCATATTAGCATCAAACCGATTGGCATGATCTCCATATGTAAGCTCACATACAAGATTGATTTCTTTAAAAAGACGAAGATTATTATATATAGTTGCAACACTAATTGTAGGAAGCTTATATTTTAGTGCCTCATATATCTCCTCTACTGTTGGGTGGTTCATATGTTCGAGCAAATAACTTAAAATTGCGCAGCGCTGAGGGGTTATTCTTACACCATTTTTTTTCAAATAAAATAAAGCCTGTTGTGAAGCGACAGACATAACAAGACCTCTTTTCAAATTAATAACGATTCTCATTTTTATATATTTGCTCTTAAGTGTAAGATATCTCTTTACTTTTTGTCAATCCAGTAGGAGAGGGCACTCCTCCCCCTCTCACACTGCCGTGTGTAGTACCATCGATATAAGACCCGGTTCATTAGCCGGGCACGCCATACAAAAAAATCCCAGAACGATGTTCTGAGATTTTTTTAAATATGCGGTCGGCGAGACTCGAACTCGCACGATCATAGATCACTACCCCCTCAAGATAGCGTGTCTGCCAATTCCACCACGACCGCAAACATATTATGGCGGGCCTACTAGGATTCGAACCTAGGCACCTGGTACCGGAAACCAGTGCTCTATCCCCTGAGCTATAGGCCCTTGTTGTGGCTCCGCAGGCCGGACTCGAACCAGCGACCGATCGGTTAACAGCCGATTGCTCTACCGACTGAGCTACTGCGGAATAGTGCCATATGAAAGTGCTATAGCACCTTCAAAACTGAATCGAAACGAAACGTAAGTTGTATTGGTTAAGCCCTCGACCGATTAGTATTCGTCAGCTCCGCACATTGCTGCACTTCCACCTCGAACCTATCTACCTCATCATCTATAAGGGGTCTTACCAGCTTATGCTGTGGGAAATCTCATCTTGAGGGGGGCTTCACGCTTAGATGCTTTCAGCGCTTATCCCGTCCGCACATAGCTACCCAGCTGTGCTCCTGGCGGAACAACTGGTGCACCAGCGGTGCGTCCATCCCGGTCCTCTCGTACTAAGGACAGCTCCTCTCAAATTTCCTGCGCCCACGACAGATAGGGACCGAAC
It contains:
- a CDS encoding Fur family transcriptional regulator, with the translated sequence MSVASQQALFYLKKNGVRITPQRCAILSYLLEHMNHPTVEEIYEALKYKLPTISVATIYNNLRLFKEINLVCELTYGDHANRFDANMKEHYHAVCTKCGSLADFSYPSIEKVEKQARDSTGFVIVDHRIEFYGICPRCSSKS
- a CDS encoding nucleotidyltransferase-like protein; translated protein: MKQWLLQNVPEGINRNLIESIIQVTPFQQGSAFTDGIELLYIVIVNTCDKKIEVKNLVVDEQNVQVRWVSASYFSHVVEHRFQRRFVQWALQGELMYDANGFIENIRQLFCTHPSSFHKRKVCIEFSYFLRQYLEAKEYTAQGLLLDAYSNMFRALHHWARLSIMQEGYIPETVVWKQVQEIDCSIYKLYEELITTSEPLEKRLELLLLASDFSMVSKIKECSEFLFEIMKSRTEPWSVAELFHHPAFEGTGIDLILLLEKLVGRSLLQQVLDPTEFGVEKKYIVI